In Candidatus Roseilinea sp., one DNA window encodes the following:
- a CDS encoding glycosyl transferase gives MSAASSPRVSAVILTLNEERHIRACLETLAWADARVVFDSFSTDATVALAEQAGAQVIRHPFENYAQQRNAALDSVESEWVFFIDADERCPQALGEEIRAVIAAPRCDVYAVPRQNYLFGRLTLGAGWHPDHQARLFRVGRACFDPRREVHEVAQHDGPMGYLRTALIHYNYDTVAQFHIKQRKYAEYDAGILFKQGIRPKRRNFVLQPLREFRRRFFTLRGYRDGWHGLRLSALMAYYNFDMYRRLARMWREQDGRGA, from the coding sequence ATGAGCGCTGCTTCGTCGCCTCGCGTCAGTGCTGTCATACTCACGTTGAACGAGGAGCGGCACATTCGCGCATGTTTAGAGACACTGGCTTGGGCAGACGCGCGCGTCGTGTTCGACTCTTTCAGCACTGATGCTACCGTGGCGCTCGCTGAGCAGGCCGGCGCGCAAGTGATTCGACATCCCTTCGAGAACTACGCGCAACAGCGCAACGCTGCGCTAGACTCGGTCGAGAGCGAATGGGTGTTCTTCATAGATGCGGACGAGCGCTGTCCGCAGGCACTGGGCGAAGAAATTCGCGCGGTGATTGCTGCGCCGCGGTGCGATGTGTACGCCGTGCCCCGGCAGAACTATCTGTTCGGCCGGCTCACGCTGGGCGCCGGCTGGCACCCCGATCACCAGGCGCGGTTGTTTCGCGTCGGTCGCGCTTGCTTCGACCCGCGCCGCGAGGTGCATGAGGTGGCGCAGCATGACGGCCCCATGGGCTACCTACGCACCGCGTTGATCCATTACAACTACGACACCGTCGCGCAATTCCACATCAAACAACGCAAGTATGCCGAATACGACGCCGGCATCCTGTTCAAGCAGGGCATTCGACCCAAGCGGCGCAACTTTGTGCTGCAGCCGCTGCGCGAGTTTCGTCGGCGGTTCTTCACTTTGCGCGGCTATCGCGATGGCTGGCATGGTCTGCGCCTGAGCGCGCTGATGGCGTATTACAACTTCGACATGTACCGTCGGCTGGCGCGCATGTGGCGGGAGCAGGATGGGCGAGGCGCTTAG
- a CDS encoding sgc region protein SgcQ, producing the protein MNTLLDNLFQVPKPVIAMVHFPPLPGTPLYDEKQGIEGILEGVWRDVGVLLEGGVDGLLFCNEGDRPYALQADFEAIAVMTRVITETAPRDRPFGVDFLWDPKAPLAIALATGAAFVREVFTGVYESDMGLWNTNPAAMLRYRRNIGANHIKVFYNITPEFASPIGRRTVGQVARSAVVSSLADALLVSGPMAGAEPDVNHLREAKEATGGQVPVLLNTGARVENIRQFLRVADGVIVGSGLKVDGYTWNPVDAARVRSFMEVVRDTRRNL; encoded by the coding sequence ATGAACACCCTGCTCGATAATCTCTTTCAAGTCCCGAAGCCGGTCATTGCTATGGTGCACTTTCCGCCATTACCGGGCACGCCCCTTTACGACGAAAAGCAAGGCATCGAAGGTATTCTGGAAGGCGTCTGGCGCGATGTCGGCGTGCTCCTAGAAGGCGGTGTGGACGGTCTTTTGTTCTGCAACGAAGGCGATCGCCCTTATGCGCTGCAGGCAGATTTCGAGGCCATCGCCGTCATGACCCGCGTGATCACCGAGACCGCACCGCGAGACCGTCCTTTCGGCGTGGATTTCCTCTGGGATCCTAAGGCGCCGCTGGCAATCGCCTTGGCGACAGGCGCCGCCTTTGTGCGCGAAGTGTTCACCGGCGTGTATGAGAGCGACATGGGGTTGTGGAACACGAACCCGGCGGCCATGTTGCGATATCGCCGCAACATCGGAGCAAATCACATCAAAGTCTTCTACAACATCACCCCGGAATTCGCCTCACCGATCGGGCGACGGACGGTCGGGCAGGTGGCGCGCAGCGCCGTCGTCTCTTCGCTGGCCGATGCCTTGTTGGTCTCTGGGCCGATGGCCGGCGCCGAGCCGGACGTCAACCATCTGCGCGAAGCCAAAGAGGCAACCGGCGGACAGGTGCCGGTGCTTCTCAACACCGGTGCGCGCGTGGAGAACATCCGCCAGTTCCTTCGCGTTGCCGATGGCGTCATCGTAGGCTCCGGCCTCAAAGTGGACGGCTACACCTGGAATCCCGTGGATGCCGCGCGCGTCAGGTCGTTCATGGAAGTCGTTCGCGATACCCGTAGAAATCTTTAA
- a CDS encoding 3-oxoacyl-ACP reductase, translating into MEIAGSVVLITGAAQRVGRALALDLAERGAHIAFSYYLESEPWRDTAEAIERLGVRSLAMRADVTQAGDVRALAQAVLQHFGRVDVLINNASIWLKKPALEISEAEWDAEMNLNVKAPFMMAQAIAPHMIARGCGLIINITDLSAFQTWPGYAHHSASKAALVALTKVLALEWAPQVRVNAIAPGTVLLPDDADDAKRQWAIEKSALKRIGSPEDVARTVRYLIEEDFATGAVYFVDGGRSLV; encoded by the coding sequence ATGGAAATCGCAGGATCAGTCGTCCTCATCACCGGCGCCGCACAGCGTGTCGGACGTGCCTTGGCGCTCGACCTGGCCGAGCGTGGTGCGCATATCGCGTTCAGCTACTACCTGGAAAGTGAGCCGTGGCGCGACACGGCAGAGGCGATTGAGCGCCTGGGCGTGCGCAGCTTAGCCATGCGGGCCGATGTAACCCAGGCCGGCGACGTGCGCGCGTTGGCGCAAGCCGTGCTACAGCACTTCGGGCGTGTAGATGTCCTCATCAACAATGCGTCCATCTGGCTGAAGAAACCGGCGCTCGAGATCAGCGAGGCAGAGTGGGACGCGGAGATGAACCTGAACGTCAAAGCGCCGTTCATGATGGCGCAAGCCATCGCGCCGCACATGATCGCACGAGGTTGCGGCCTAATCATCAACATCACCGACCTATCGGCATTCCAGACCTGGCCGGGCTATGCTCATCACTCGGCCAGCAAGGCCGCGCTGGTAGCGCTCACAAAGGTGTTGGCGCTGGAGTGGGCGCCGCAGGTGCGCGTGAACGCCATCGCGCCCGGCACCGTCCTGCTGCCGGACGACGCCGACGACGCCAAACGGCAGTGGGCAATTGAAAAGTCCGCCCTCAAACGCATCGGCTCGCCGGAGGATGTCGCACGCACGGTGCGTTACCTGATCGAAGAGGATTTCGCCACCGGCGCGGTGTATTTCGTGGATGGCGGGCGGTCGCTGGTCTAA
- a CDS encoding chromate transporter, giving the protein MQSVDTEAQHAILRRQALLRIAAYFTRLGFIGFGGPPAHIALMRADLVDRRRWVSAEQFNDDLSVANLLPGPTSTEMAIYLGHRLGGVAGAIIAGVCFILPAFFIVLALSVIYVNLGTLDVIEEMLYGVKPVALALIISGTVQLGRPMLTGWREWLLLFLSIAAVLSGQLDVLLLFVLAGLALLIISGAWRSLAPLGTALPAESVAQFTLLTTSTDPGLLAQVFLHFLKIGAVIYGGGFALVGILQQEVVRNLGWITQEQLLDGIALGQSTPGPVFTTATFVGYLVAGLPGAVLATIGIFTPAFVFVVLERRFLGHLRTHRSVQRFLCGVNIAVVATITVAAAQLSHSALVDWVTVGIGLASLVALRRFKLDAAWLVGAGLVVGVIRWLGF; this is encoded by the coding sequence ATGCAATCCGTTGACACTGAAGCACAGCACGCGATACTGCGACGCCAAGCGCTGTTGCGAATCGCTGCCTATTTCACCCGGTTGGGCTTCATCGGCTTCGGTGGGCCGCCGGCGCACATCGCCCTGATGCGCGCGGATCTGGTGGACCGGCGCAGGTGGGTGAGCGCCGAGCAGTTCAACGACGACCTGTCCGTTGCCAACCTGCTGCCCGGCCCCACCTCAACCGAAATGGCAATCTACCTCGGCCACCGGCTGGGCGGCGTAGCCGGCGCGATCATCGCCGGCGTGTGCTTTATCCTACCGGCGTTCTTCATCGTGCTCGCCCTCTCGGTCATCTACGTCAACCTGGGCACGCTCGACGTCATTGAAGAGATGCTCTATGGTGTCAAGCCTGTGGCTTTGGCGCTGATCATCAGCGGAACGGTGCAGCTCGGACGACCGATGCTGACAGGCTGGCGCGAATGGTTGCTCCTCTTCCTCTCGATCGCTGCGGTGCTCTCCGGCCAGCTGGACGTGCTGCTCCTCTTTGTCCTGGCGGGTCTGGCGCTGCTCATCATCAGCGGCGCGTGGCGATCCCTCGCGCCACTGGGTACTGCACTGCCTGCTGAATCGGTGGCGCAGTTCACGCTGCTCACAACTTCAACCGATCCAGGATTGCTCGCCCAGGTGTTCTTGCACTTCCTCAAGATCGGCGCAGTGATCTACGGCGGCGGGTTCGCGCTGGTCGGCATCCTGCAACAAGAGGTGGTGCGCAACCTGGGCTGGATCACACAGGAGCAGTTGCTGGACGGCATTGCCCTCGGCCAAAGCACGCCCGGCCCGGTGTTCACGACTGCAACGTTCGTAGGGTATCTGGTAGCAGGCCTCCCCGGCGCGGTGCTGGCGACGATCGGCATTTTTACGCCGGCGTTCGTCTTTGTGGTCCTGGAGCGAAGGTTTCTAGGCCATCTGCGCACGCACCGCAGTGTTCAGCGCTTCTTGTGCGGGGTGAACATCGCGGTCGTGGCGACTATTACCGTGGCTGCGGCGCAGCTTTCGCACAGCGCGTTGGTGGATTGGGTGACGGTCGGCATCGGGTTGGCCTCGCTCGTCGCGCTGCGACGCTTCAAGCTGGACGCCGCCTGGTTGGTGGGCGCCGGCCTGGTCGTTGGGGTCATTCGATGGCTAGGATTTTGA
- a CDS encoding epimerase, translated as MKLGVAGVLAYPDEPDAVLLPPDWRTIDVAAARRVREAGFRGAQLFIPRPLEADPGDVRRVQHAFDAAGLEVAQVNGWYEPLCSYDDAVRAAGVRGMQALVRIGRMVNAPSVYVRPGGHNLNGHWYAHPENHSPRTFDNIVDSLRRVCAIAEAEGVRVAVEGHVLSALDTPQRVRDLLDAVGSPALKFNYDPVNFVGTVRQVHDTASVLNELYALLGRNIVAAHAKDCRLADQLVVHIEEVVPGSGVLDYALFMRRFQEVCPDGYFIIEHLPNALVPQARNFVRSMATALGIPLEC; from the coding sequence ATGAAGCTCGGCGTCGCGGGCGTGTTGGCCTATCCCGATGAACCGGACGCAGTGCTGTTGCCACCGGACTGGCGGACGATTGACGTGGCGGCTGCGCGGCGCGTGCGCGAAGCCGGCTTTCGCGGCGCCCAGTTGTTCATCCCTCGTCCGCTGGAAGCCGATCCCGGCGACGTGCGGCGGGTGCAGCATGCCTTCGACGCGGCCGGCCTCGAAGTGGCGCAGGTCAACGGCTGGTACGAGCCGTTGTGCAGCTACGACGATGCAGTGCGCGCCGCCGGCGTGCGCGGCATGCAGGCGCTGGTGCGCATCGGTCGGATGGTGAACGCCCCTAGCGTTTACGTCCGGCCAGGCGGCCACAACCTCAACGGCCACTGGTATGCCCATCCGGAGAATCATTCCCCGCGCACATTCGACAACATCGTGGACAGCCTCCGGCGAGTATGCGCCATAGCAGAAGCTGAAGGCGTGCGTGTGGCCGTCGAGGGGCACGTGCTCTCGGCGCTCGACACGCCGCAGCGGGTGCGCGACCTGCTCGATGCTGTCGGCTCGCCGGCGCTCAAGTTCAACTACGACCCGGTCAACTTCGTCGGCACGGTGAGACAGGTGCACGACACAGCGAGCGTGCTGAACGAGCTCTACGCCCTGTTGGGCCGCAACATCGTCGCGGCCCATGCCAAGGATTGCCGCCTGGCCGATCAGCTCGTCGTGCATATCGAGGAGGTGGTGCCCGGCAGCGGCGTGCTGGACTACGCGCTGTTCATGCGCCGATTCCAGGAAGTCTGCCCCGACGGCTATTTCATCATCGAGCATCTGCCGAACGCACTCGTGCCGCAAGCGCGCAACTTCGTTCGGTCTATGGCGACTGCCTTGGGCATTCCCCTCGAATGCTGA
- a CDS encoding ABC transporter ATP-binding protein, with the protein MTVLLSAENIGKLYGLRPVLRGISLDVARGEFVAILGANGAGKTTLLRILATLTRPNSGALTIGGIDALAHPDRARACIGLVSHQSLIYPDLTARENLEFYGHMYAATDLPTRIEEALRRVNLWQRRDDLARTFSRGMIQRLTIARAILHDPPLLLLDEPFTGLDQASAANLSALLREAALGDRAVVMATHELSRSLDGVTCALILKGGRIAHELHHDITAEALTALMADA; encoded by the coding sequence ATGACCGTTCTGCTCTCCGCTGAGAACATCGGCAAGCTATACGGGTTGCGTCCTGTGCTACGCGGCATCTCACTCGACGTCGCGCGCGGCGAGTTCGTCGCCATCCTGGGCGCCAACGGCGCCGGCAAAACGACGCTGCTACGCATCCTCGCCACGCTCACCCGACCCAACAGCGGCGCGCTCACCATCGGCGGGATAGACGCGCTGGCGCATCCCGACCGTGCGCGCGCCTGCATCGGACTGGTGTCGCACCAATCGCTGATCTACCCCGACCTCACCGCGCGCGAGAACCTGGAGTTCTACGGGCACATGTACGCCGCAACGGACCTTCCGACGCGCATCGAGGAGGCGCTGCGGCGCGTCAACCTTTGGCAGCGCCGTGACGACCTGGCACGCACCTTCTCGCGTGGCATGATCCAGCGATTGACCATCGCCCGCGCCATCTTGCACGATCCACCGCTGCTCTTGCTGGATGAGCCGTTCACCGGCCTCGATCAGGCGTCGGCCGCCAATCTATCCGCGCTGCTGCGCGAAGCCGCGCTGGGCGACCGCGCCGTGGTGATGGCCACGCACGAGCTGAGTCGCAGTTTGGATGGCGTGACATGCGCGCTGATCCTGAAAGGCGGGCGCATCGCTCATGAGCTTCATCACGACATCACTGCCGAGGCATTGACTGCCCTCATGGCCGACGCTTGA
- a CDS encoding heme ABC transporter permease produces MRTAIRQIAAIIRKDMLLELRTRESTTAMVVFAVMAIVMFNFALRLRVDTFRPLTPGVLWVTLVFAGTLGLSRSMSSEQINQCIDGLLLAPCDRSMIFAGKAIANAIFTLAVALLVTPIMAILFDETLMQPGVWLVVLLGVIGYAGAGTLIATMAASTRAREVFLPILLFPLALPLLVAAVIATSGFLDRLPLGEFAAWIGIELAFIVIFWTAGTLLFEYLVEG; encoded by the coding sequence ATGCGCACCGCCATACGCCAGATCGCCGCCATCATTCGCAAAGACATGCTGCTGGAGCTGCGCACGCGCGAGTCCACCACGGCGATGGTGGTGTTCGCCGTGATGGCTATCGTCATGTTCAACTTTGCCCTGCGGCTGCGCGTGGATACCTTTCGCCCACTCACACCCGGCGTGCTCTGGGTGACGCTGGTGTTTGCCGGCACGTTGGGGCTGTCGCGCTCGATGTCGTCCGAGCAGATCAACCAGTGCATAGATGGGCTATTGCTGGCGCCGTGCGACCGCAGCATGATCTTCGCCGGCAAGGCCATCGCCAACGCCATCTTCACGCTGGCCGTCGCGCTGCTGGTCACGCCGATCATGGCCATCCTGTTCGACGAAACGCTCATGCAACCGGGCGTGTGGCTGGTCGTGCTGCTCGGCGTGATCGGCTACGCGGGCGCCGGCACGCTGATCGCGACGATGGCCGCCAGCACCCGCGCCCGCGAGGTGTTCTTGCCCATCCTGCTGTTCCCGCTTGCGCTGCCGTTGCTGGTCGCGGCCGTGATCGCCACATCGGGCTTCCTCGACCGGCTGCCGCTCGGCGAATTTGCAGCCTGGATCGGCATCGAGCTGGCCTTCATCGTCATCTTCTGGACGGCGGGCACGTTGCTGTTCGAGTATCTGGTGGAAGGATGA
- the comF gene encoding amidophosphoribosyltransferase: MSRMSAPAAAIAHTRRAFVFLLDLLYPPHCGGCDRYGEGWWCTVCNDRTQWLGVCESRTTLVLPSGELLTVISAAKFAPPLREGIHRFKYEGWPQLAEAFAAHMSAIWQAHDLSANDLIVPVPLHAARLRERGFNQSLLLARHVSTATGMPLQTNALRRVRPTQQQAHLDAAARRENVRNAFAALPELIEGRAIVLVDDVFTTGATLMECTNVLNRAGARCVTALTLARA, translated from the coding sequence ATGTCGCGCATGAGCGCCCCAGCTGCGGCGATTGCGCACACCCGACGCGCATTCGTGTTTCTGCTCGACTTGTTGTATCCCCCGCACTGCGGCGGGTGCGATAGATATGGCGAGGGCTGGTGGTGCACCGTGTGCAACGACCGGACGCAGTGGCTGGGCGTGTGCGAAAGCCGAACTACGCTCGTGCTTCCGTCGGGCGAATTGCTGACGGTGATCTCGGCGGCGAAATTTGCCCCGCCGCTGCGCGAAGGCATCCACCGCTTCAAATACGAAGGCTGGCCCCAACTGGCTGAGGCGTTCGCCGCCCACATGAGCGCCATCTGGCAAGCCCACGACCTGTCGGCGAACGATTTGATCGTCCCTGTGCCACTGCACGCCGCCCGGCTGCGAGAGCGCGGCTTCAATCAGAGCCTGCTGCTGGCGCGCCACGTGAGCACAGCAACGGGGATGCCACTCCAGACAAACGCGCTGCGGCGCGTCCGGCCGACCCAGCAGCAGGCGCACCTGGACGCGGCAGCGCGCAGGGAGAACGTGCGCAATGCCTTTGCCGCCCTGCCCGAGCTTATCGAAGGCAGAGCGATCGTGTTGGTGGATGACGTCTTCACCACCGGCGCAACGTTAATGGAATGTACGAACGTCCTGAATCGGGCCGGCGCGCGGTGCGTGACCGCCCTCACGCTCGCCCGCGCATGA
- the greA gene encoding transcription elongation factor GreA: MAGRGLRAAPRYTREWSRARPSEYVCARPRSGKISAMSSPHDSSKTYLTPEGAQKLRDELAYLRDVKRPELAERLRFAIQQGDLSENADYAAAKEEQGFLEGRILALERMLADSIILDETTNDQGEVRMGSRVTVVEDGFDDQETFQIVGVAEADPMHGKISNASPLGQALIGKRVGAKVRVVTPAGVTVFKILAIE, from the coding sequence ATGGCAGGGCGCGGACTCCGTGCCGCGCCTAGATATACCCGTGAATGGAGCAGAGCGCGCCCTAGCGAATACGTCTGCGCCCGGCCTCGGTCGGGTAAAATTTCGGCCATGTCCAGCCCGCACGATTCGAGCAAGACCTATCTCACTCCTGAAGGCGCGCAAAAGCTGCGCGACGAGTTGGCCTACTTGCGCGATGTGAAGCGCCCTGAGCTGGCAGAGCGTCTGCGTTTCGCGATCCAGCAGGGCGACTTGTCGGAGAATGCGGACTACGCGGCAGCCAAAGAGGAGCAAGGCTTTCTCGAGGGGCGCATCTTGGCCCTTGAGCGTATGCTGGCCGATAGCATCATCCTCGACGAGACAACCAACGACCAGGGAGAAGTGCGCATGGGCAGCCGCGTCACGGTGGTCGAGGACGGCTTCGACGACCAAGAGACCTTCCAGATCGTCGGCGTCGCAGAAGCCGATCCGATGCACGGCAAGATCTCGAACGCCTCGCCCTTGGGTCAGGCGTTGATCGGCAAGCGCGTGGGGGCAAAGGTGCGCGTGGTGACACCCGCTGGCGTGACCGTCTTCAAAATCCTAGCCATCGAATGA
- a CDS encoding oxidoreductase: MNLQNKIVAVVGGATGIGKATAEICAAAGATVIVADFNEAEGRATASAVGGTFLPINVADEASVAAAFAAIAARHGRLDALIQTAGILRGAFVPLEEFDLAMFESVIDVNLIGSFLCAKHAVPLLKKAGRGVIVLVSSGAAIGGSSSYAYGASKGGVNALGITLANKLAADNIRVNVVMPGNIDTAMKRSVIAAERERLGAGGEQQQLSLGEPAGVGRILAWLASDDADYVRGMIQTR; the protein is encoded by the coding sequence ATGAATCTTCAAAACAAGATCGTCGCCGTCGTCGGCGGCGCGACGGGCATCGGCAAGGCAACAGCCGAAATCTGCGCCGCTGCCGGAGCGACCGTGATCGTGGCCGACTTCAACGAAGCCGAGGGGCGAGCCACCGCGTCTGCCGTCGGCGGCACATTCCTCCCCATCAACGTTGCGGATGAAGCGTCGGTCGCAGCGGCGTTTGCTGCCATCGCCGCTCGGCACGGCCGGCTCGATGCGCTGATCCAGACGGCCGGCATCCTGCGCGGCGCCTTCGTGCCATTGGAGGAATTCGATCTCGCCATGTTCGAGTCCGTGATAGACGTGAACTTGATCGGCAGCTTCCTGTGCGCCAAACATGCCGTTCCGCTGCTCAAGAAAGCAGGCAGGGGCGTGATCGTGCTGGTGTCGTCGGGCGCAGCGATCGGCGGCAGCTCTTCGTACGCATACGGCGCAAGCAAGGGCGGCGTGAACGCGCTGGGCATCACCCTGGCCAACAAGCTGGCCGCCGACAACATCCGCGTCAACGTGGTGATGCCGGGCAATATTGACACGGCGATGAAGCGATCGGTCATCGCTGCCGAGCGGGAACGGCTCGGCGCGGGCGGCGAGCAGCAACAGCTCAGCCTAGGCGAGCCGGCCGGCGTCGGGCGCATCCTGGCCTGGCTGGCCAGCGACGACGCCGACTATGTGCGCGGCATGATCCAGACGCGCTAG
- a CDS encoding hypothetical protein (possible pseudo, internal stop codon, frameshifted), translated as MPVNPTLTTRVVEFNDVAALEAALAPGDVACVLAEPAMTNIGIVHPQPGFHEALREITRRTGTLLIIDETHTICCGVGGYTRAHGLQPDMLTIGKPIAGGLPAAAYGVSEAVAERIRDTQRPEYEDTSGIGGTLAGNALSLSAMRATLADVLTEAAFARTIPLAERWAEGVRSVIAEFGLPWHVTQLGCRAEYWFCSHPPRNGGEAAAAVDGELDRYMHLAALNRGILLTPFHNMALIAPEVTEADVDLHTQVFRESVCALLE; from the coding sequence ATGCCGGTCAACCCGACGCTGACCACGCGCGTCGTCGAGTTCAACGATGTCGCTGCGCTAGAAGCGGCGCTGGCACCCGGCGACGTGGCCTGCGTGCTGGCCGAGCCGGCGATGACCAACATCGGCATCGTGCATCCGCAGCCTGGCTTTCACGAGGCGCTGCGCGAGATCACCCGACGCACCGGCACACTGCTCATCATTGACGAGACGCACACGATTTGCTGCGGGGTCGGCGGATACACGCGCGCGCATGGGCTACAGCCGGATATGCTCACCATCGGCAAGCCGATTGCCGGTGGCTTGCCGGCGGCAGCCTATGGCGTAAGCGAAGCGGTCGCCGAGCGCATTCGCGACACACAGAGACCTGAGTACGAAGACACCAGCGGCATCGGCGGCACATTGGCCGGCAACGCGCTCTCACTGTCGGCGATGCGGGCTACCCTTGCCGATGTGTTGACCGAGGCGGCATTTGCACGCACCATCCCGCTGGCCGAGCGCTGGGCAGAGGGGGTGCGCAGCGTCATCGCGGAATTCGGGCTGCCGTGGCACGTGACGCAGCTCGGCTGTCGCGCCGAGTATTGGTTCTGCTCACATCCACCGCGCAACGGCGGCGAGGCGGCTGCGGCTGTGGATGGCGAGCTGGATCGCTATATGCACCTGGCAGCGCTCAACCGGGGCATCTTGCTCACGCCGTTCCACAACATGGCGCTGATCGCGCCAGAGGTGACCGAGGCCGATGTAGACCTGCACACCCAAGTCTTTCGCGAAAGCGTGTGCGCGTTACTCGAATGA
- a CDS encoding oxidoreductase: MKERPYWSDTVAPFSPTPHDFPARVDVAIVGSGYTGLSAARELARRGARVAVLEANAIGWGASSRNGGMVLTGLKSSAGALVKRFGMETARALFCASLDAINYVEHVVSEESIACDLRRCGHLELAYKPGHFVGFIREAELLQKHFQHPVRLVDKAHLGDEIETDLYHGGLVDEASAGLNPAQYAVGLAQAAERAGAELFENARVTHIEHDAAGTGFAVTTARGKLHADQVVIATNGYTDRLVPWLQRRIIPIGSYIIATEPLPPELAQRVSRHRRMMFDSKNFLYYFRLSADNRMIFGGRASFMPANSNTVRESAGMLRRGLVEVYPQLRDVSIEYAWGGTLGFTFDLLPHGGTTADGIHYALGCGGHGVALLSYLGACVAQRVAGQRIENPLFTLPFPTAPANLYDGNPWFLPLAGLYYRLLDAIR; this comes from the coding sequence ATGAAAGAGCGACCGTATTGGTCCGACACCGTCGCGCCTTTCTCGCCCACGCCACATGACTTCCCCGCACGCGTGGACGTTGCCATCGTCGGCAGCGGCTATACGGGGTTATCCGCCGCGCGCGAGCTGGCACGCCGCGGCGCGCGCGTCGCTGTGCTAGAAGCGAACGCAATAGGCTGGGGGGCCAGCTCACGCAACGGTGGCATGGTGCTCACCGGTCTCAAATCCAGCGCCGGCGCGCTGGTCAAGCGCTTCGGGATGGAGACGGCGCGCGCGCTGTTTTGCGCATCGCTCGACGCGATCAACTACGTCGAGCACGTCGTCAGCGAGGAAAGCATCGCCTGCGACTTGCGACGCTGCGGCCACCTCGAGCTGGCCTACAAACCCGGCCACTTCGTCGGCTTCATCCGCGAGGCGGAGCTGCTGCAGAAACACTTCCAGCACCCGGTGCGCCTGGTGGACAAAGCGCATCTAGGCGATGAGATTGAGACTGACCTATATCATGGCGGGCTGGTGGACGAGGCGAGCGCCGGGCTGAATCCCGCGCAGTATGCTGTTGGCTTAGCCCAGGCCGCCGAACGTGCCGGAGCGGAGCTGTTCGAGAACGCCCGCGTGACGCACATTGAGCATGACGCTGCAGGCACGGGTTTCGCAGTGACTACTGCGCGCGGCAAGCTGCATGCCGATCAAGTCGTGATCGCCACCAACGGCTACACCGATCGCCTCGTCCCCTGGTTGCAGCGCCGGATCATCCCAATCGGCTCCTACATCATCGCCACCGAGCCGTTGCCGCCGGAACTGGCGCAGCGGGTCAGCCGACATCGGCGCATGATGTTCGACTCGAAGAACTTCCTCTACTACTTCCGCCTTTCAGCCGACAATCGCATGATCTTCGGCGGACGGGCCAGCTTCATGCCCGCCAATTCCAACACGGTGCGCGAGAGTGCCGGCATGTTGCGGCGCGGCCTAGTGGAGGTGTATCCCCAGCTCAGGGATGTCTCGATCGAGTATGCCTGGGGCGGCACGCTGGGATTCACGTTCGACTTGCTGCCGCACGGCGGGACGACAGCCGACGGCATACACTATGCGCTGGGATGCGGCGGCCACGGCGTGGCGTTGCTTTCTTACCTGGGCGCATGCGTCGCACAACGCGTCGCTGGCCAGCGCATCGAGAATCCGCTTTTCACCCTACCCTTCCCCACGGCGCCGGCCAACCTCTACGACGGCAACCCTTGGTTTTTGCCGCTGGCCGGGCTGTACTACCGGCTGCTCGATGCAATCCGTTGA
- a CDS encoding ribosomal subunit interface protein, which yields MQVSVQGHNMNVSQRLDKYVRNKTERLQRYLPGVEDVRVEFTRQSTKSDVPKSVELTVRRRGTLLRVEEQDPDPFKAFDFALEKMYQRIARYKGRRIDRKRSGAAALTTEDEELLMAEALPIEEEVPPAAPPPKLVRVKTFQIVPMSVEEAIEQMELLGHDFFVFVHSDDGRVKVVYRRKGGDYGLLQPEK from the coding sequence ATGCAAGTTTCAGTTCAAGGCCACAACATGAACGTCAGCCAACGCCTCGATAAATACGTCCGAAACAAGACCGAGCGGCTACAGCGGTATCTGCCCGGTGTCGAGGACGTGCGCGTGGAGTTCACGCGGCAGAGCACGAAGAGCGACGTGCCCAAGTCCGTCGAATTGACCGTGCGGCGGCGTGGCACGCTCCTGCGCGTCGAAGAACAAGACCCCGACCCTTTCAAGGCTTTCGATTTTGCGCTGGAGAAGATGTATCAACGTATCGCGCGCTATAAAGGCCGCCGCATAGACCGCAAGCGCAGCGGTGCAGCTGCCCTGACGACCGAGGACGAAGAATTGCTCATGGCCGAGGCGTTGCCGATCGAAGAGGAAGTCCCGCCGGCAGCGCCTCCGCCAAAATTGGTGCGCGTCAAGACCTTCCAGATCGTACCGATGAGCGTGGAAGAAGCCATCGAGCAGATGGAGTTGCTCGGCCATGACTTCTTCGTGTTCGTGCACTCTGACGATGGCAGAGTCAAGGTGGTCTATCGCCGCAAAGGCGGCGACTACGGCCTGTTGCAGCCGGAGAAATAG